In Malania oleifera isolate guangnan ecotype guangnan chromosome 8, ASM2987363v1, whole genome shotgun sequence, a single window of DNA contains:
- the LOC131161278 gene encoding probable inactive poly [ADP-ribose] polymerase SRO3 isoform X1 — protein sequence MDKRNGAKKILEKIRVKVPPGASMSSSSNPRRQCNRVSSGCSTQLVIQNHLNFKRSAAPSRCMFYQDGSWVDLPGEVVERLRFGFLEGKPAVDVPIEGSMHLFDFLRMLQIDLETGSERSIAWIDVNGKCFFPKVFVGGERNAVPEDLKLEITISVDGNLGKRKRELLESEEEKEEGTGESSSNNQEHVSKKQQIVARDSGTHKWANVTLLREGEKVHSTVKQLFLSGISRIEPEATITAIHQWTRMDPLGRARTENFQKHMNIIKAARGTCNTTLAWHGTSAEAVASILTHGFGLPSKSCGSGIYGVGVYLSPVGLPYVSALLSDADDNGEKHVVLCRVVLGNVEKVDVGSKQTYPSNVNFDTGVDDVNNPKWYVVWSANMNSYILPLCVVSYKSFNQMAVLSGRFRGLRSMDWVPIAWNMLTIKFFSKLKNSLPLQEVTELETLCRIYEGGELPKDHFVKQLRSIVGDEVLSSTIREIRASK from the exons ATGGATAAAAGGAATGGAGCAAAGaagattttagaaaaaattagGGTTAAGGTTCCTCCGGGAGCATCGATGTCTTCTTCATCAAACCCTAGAAGACAATGCAATCGTGTGTCCAGTGGTTGTTCTACTCAATTAGTGATTCAAAACCACTTGAATTTCAAACGCAGCGCTGCTCCGTCGCGATGCATGTTCTACCAAGACGGGTCTTGGGTTGATTTACCGGGGGAAGTTGTTGAAAGGCTGAGATTTGGATTCCTGGAGGGCAAGCCGGCGGTTGATGTTCCGATCGAAGGGTCTATGCACCTCTTTGATTTTCTTCGGATGCTGCAGATTGATCTCGAAACAGGGAGTGAGCGATCTATTGCATGGATTGATGTGAATGGGAAGTGTTTTTTCCCCAAAGTGTTCGTTGGGGGAGAGCGCAATGCTGTTCCGGAAGATCTGAAACTTGAGATTACGATTAGTGTCGACGGGAATTTAGGCAAGAGGAAGAGAGAGTTATTGGAatctgaagaagaaaaagaagaaggaaccGGTGAAAGTTCTTCCAATAATCAAGAACATGTATCGAAGAAGCAACAAATTGTTGCTAGAGATTCAGGAACACATAAATGGGCGAATGTGACATtgttgagagaaggagagaaggtcCATTCCACTGTTAAACAGTTGTTTCTGAGTGGAATCAGTAGAATCGAACCTGAAGCTACAATTACGGCAATTCACCAGTGGACGCGCATGGATCCTCTAGGAAGAGCTCGTACAGAAAATTTCCAGAAGCATATGAACATAATCAAGGCTGCTCGTGGCACGTGTAACACAACACTTGCTTGGCACGGGACATCGGCAGAAGCTGTGGCTAGCATTTTGACACATGGGTTTGGGTTACCTAGCAAGAGTTGTGGCTCTGGAATTTACGGTGTTGGTGTATACTTGTCTCCTGTAGGCCTACCCTATGTCAG TGCTTTGCTATCAGATGCAGATGATAACGGTGAGAAGCATGTAGTTTTGTGCCGAGTTGTATTGGGCAATGTTGAAAAGGTTGACGTGGGGTCTAAACAAACTTACCCTTCTAATGTAAATTTTGATACTGGTGTGGATGATGTCAATAATCCTAAATGGTATGTGGTTTGGAGCGCCAATATGAACAGTTACATTCTACCTCTGTGTGTTGTCAGCTACAAATCTTTTAATCAAATGGCAG TTTTGTCAGGTCGATTTAGAGGATTAAGATCAATGGACTGGGTTCCTATTGCGTGGAATATGTTGACTATCAAATTTTTTTCCAAGTTGAAGAATTCACTTCCTCTTCAAGAAGTTACTGAATTGGAGACTTTGTGCAGAATATATGAG GGCGGTGAGTTGCCAAAAGAccattttgtaaaacagttacGTTCAATTGTTGGAGATGAAGTACTTTCTTCAACAATTCGTGAGATCCGTGCCTCAAAATGA
- the LOC131161278 gene encoding probable inactive poly [ADP-ribose] polymerase SRO3 isoform X2, with protein MDKRNGAKKILEKIRVKVPPGASMSSSSNPRRQCNRVSSGCSTQLVIQNHLNFKRSAAPSRCMFYQDGSWVDLPGEVVERLRFGFLEGKPAVDVPIEGSMHLFDFLRMLQIDLETGSERSIAWIDVNGKCFFPKVFVGGERNAVPEDLKLEITISVDGNLGKRKRELLESEEEKEEGTGESSSNNQEHVSKKQQIVARDSGTHKWANVTLLREGEKVHSTVKQLFLSGISRIEPEATITAIHQWTRMDPLGRARTENFQKHMNIIKAARGTCNTTLAWHGTSAEAVASILTHGFGLPSKSCGSGIYGVGVYLSPVGLPYVSALLSDADDNGEKHVVLCRVVLGNVEKVDVGSKQTYPSNVNFDTGVDDVNNPKWYVVWSANMNSYILPLCVVSYKSFNQMAGRFRGLRSMDWVPIAWNMLTIKFFSKLKNSLPLQEVTELETLCRIYEGGELPKDHFVKQLRSIVGDEVLSSTIREIRASK; from the exons ATGGATAAAAGGAATGGAGCAAAGaagattttagaaaaaattagGGTTAAGGTTCCTCCGGGAGCATCGATGTCTTCTTCATCAAACCCTAGAAGACAATGCAATCGTGTGTCCAGTGGTTGTTCTACTCAATTAGTGATTCAAAACCACTTGAATTTCAAACGCAGCGCTGCTCCGTCGCGATGCATGTTCTACCAAGACGGGTCTTGGGTTGATTTACCGGGGGAAGTTGTTGAAAGGCTGAGATTTGGATTCCTGGAGGGCAAGCCGGCGGTTGATGTTCCGATCGAAGGGTCTATGCACCTCTTTGATTTTCTTCGGATGCTGCAGATTGATCTCGAAACAGGGAGTGAGCGATCTATTGCATGGATTGATGTGAATGGGAAGTGTTTTTTCCCCAAAGTGTTCGTTGGGGGAGAGCGCAATGCTGTTCCGGAAGATCTGAAACTTGAGATTACGATTAGTGTCGACGGGAATTTAGGCAAGAGGAAGAGAGAGTTATTGGAatctgaagaagaaaaagaagaaggaaccGGTGAAAGTTCTTCCAATAATCAAGAACATGTATCGAAGAAGCAACAAATTGTTGCTAGAGATTCAGGAACACATAAATGGGCGAATGTGACATtgttgagagaaggagagaaggtcCATTCCACTGTTAAACAGTTGTTTCTGAGTGGAATCAGTAGAATCGAACCTGAAGCTACAATTACGGCAATTCACCAGTGGACGCGCATGGATCCTCTAGGAAGAGCTCGTACAGAAAATTTCCAGAAGCATATGAACATAATCAAGGCTGCTCGTGGCACGTGTAACACAACACTTGCTTGGCACGGGACATCGGCAGAAGCTGTGGCTAGCATTTTGACACATGGGTTTGGGTTACCTAGCAAGAGTTGTGGCTCTGGAATTTACGGTGTTGGTGTATACTTGTCTCCTGTAGGCCTACCCTATGTCAG TGCTTTGCTATCAGATGCAGATGATAACGGTGAGAAGCATGTAGTTTTGTGCCGAGTTGTATTGGGCAATGTTGAAAAGGTTGACGTGGGGTCTAAACAAACTTACCCTTCTAATGTAAATTTTGATACTGGTGTGGATGATGTCAATAATCCTAAATGGTATGTGGTTTGGAGCGCCAATATGAACAGTTACATTCTACCTCTGTGTGTTGTCAGCTACAAATCTTTTAATCAAATGGCAG GTCGATTTAGAGGATTAAGATCAATGGACTGGGTTCCTATTGCGTGGAATATGTTGACTATCAAATTTTTTTCCAAGTTGAAGAATTCACTTCCTCTTCAAGAAGTTACTGAATTGGAGACTTTGTGCAGAATATATGAG GGCGGTGAGTTGCCAAAAGAccattttgtaaaacagttacGTTCAATTGTTGGAGATGAAGTACTTTCTTCAACAATTCGTGAGATCCGTGCCTCAAAATGA